One Paraburkholderia caffeinilytica DNA segment encodes these proteins:
- a CDS encoding sugar ABC transporter ATP-binding protein, which translates to MQQSPSAVPRLELRHASKSFGRVRALSDGDLALWPGEVHALLGENGAGKSTVVKILAGVHQPDTGELLVDGVARRFATPAEARDAGLAVIYQEPTLFFDLSIAENIFMGRQPVDRIGRIQYDAMRREVDGLLASLGVDLRADRLVRGLSIADQQVIEIAKALSLNANVLIMDEPTAALSLPEVERLFAIVRKLRERDVAILFITHRLDEVFTLTQRVTIMRDGAKVFDGLTADLTTESVVAKMVGRDLETFYPKADRPPGEVRLSVRGLTRVGVFKDISFDVRAGEIVALAGLVGAGRSEVARAIFGIDPLDSGEISIGGKRLAAGSPAAAVRAGLALVPEDRRQQGLALELSIARNAAMTVLGRLVKHGLISTRSETQLANQWGTRLRLKAGDPNAPVGTLSGGNQQKVVLGKWLATNPKVLIIDEPTRGIDVGAKAEVYGALAELVRDGMAVLMISSELPEVLGMADRVLVMHEGRISADIARAEADEERIMGAALGQPIPPLGNAA; encoded by the coding sequence GTGCAGCAATCCCCATCCGCTGTGCCCAGGCTCGAACTGCGGCACGCGAGCAAGTCATTCGGCCGGGTCCGTGCATTGTCCGACGGCGATCTCGCGTTGTGGCCGGGCGAAGTGCATGCGTTGCTCGGCGAAAACGGCGCGGGCAAATCGACGGTCGTGAAGATCCTCGCGGGCGTGCATCAGCCGGATACCGGCGAGCTGCTGGTCGATGGCGTGGCGCGCCGCTTCGCAACGCCGGCCGAAGCGCGCGACGCGGGCCTGGCGGTGATCTATCAGGAGCCGACGCTGTTCTTCGATCTTTCGATCGCGGAGAACATCTTCATGGGACGGCAGCCGGTCGACCGGATCGGCCGTATTCAGTACGACGCCATGCGCCGCGAGGTGGACGGTTTGCTGGCCTCGCTCGGGGTGGATCTGCGCGCCGATCGACTGGTGCGCGGTCTGTCGATTGCCGATCAGCAGGTGATCGAAATTGCGAAGGCGCTGTCGTTGAACGCGAACGTGCTGATCATGGACGAGCCGACCGCCGCCTTGTCGCTGCCCGAGGTGGAGCGGCTCTTTGCGATCGTGCGCAAGCTGCGCGAACGCGATGTGGCGATTCTGTTCATCACGCACCGTCTCGACGAAGTGTTCACATTGACGCAGCGCGTGACGATCATGCGCGACGGCGCAAAAGTTTTCGATGGGCTCACCGCCGATCTCACCACCGAATCCGTCGTCGCGAAGATGGTGGGCCGCGATCTGGAAACGTTCTATCCCAAGGCCGACCGGCCACCGGGCGAAGTGCGCCTGTCAGTGCGAGGACTCACGCGCGTGGGCGTTTTCAAGGACATTTCCTTCGACGTCCGCGCCGGCGAGATCGTCGCGCTGGCGGGGCTCGTCGGCGCGGGCCGCAGCGAGGTCGCACGCGCGATTTTCGGCATCGACCCGCTCGACTCGGGGGAGATTTCGATTGGCGGCAAGCGGCTCGCCGCCGGCAGTCCGGCCGCCGCGGTGCGCGCGGGTCTCGCGCTGGTGCCGGAGGACCGCCGCCAGCAAGGGCTGGCACTGGAGTTGAGCATCGCGCGCAATGCCGCGATGACGGTGCTCGGGCGCCTGGTCAAACATGGCCTGATCTCCACGCGAAGCGAAACGCAGCTCGCCAATCAGTGGGGCACGCGTCTGCGCCTCAAGGCGGGCGACCCGAATGCGCCGGTCGGCACGCTTTCCGGCGGCAATCAGCAGAAGGTCGTGCTGGGCAAGTGGCTCGCCACCAATCCAAAGGTCCTGATCATCGACGAACCCACGCGCGGCATCGACGTCGGCGCGAAGGCCGAGGTCTATGGCGCGCTGGCGGAGCTGGTGCGCGACGGCATGGCCGTGCTGATGATTTCGAGCGAACTGCCGGAAGTGCTTGGCATGGCCGATCGGGTACTGGTCATGCACGAGGGACGTATCAGCGCGGACATAGCGCGCGCCGAAGCCGACGAAGAGCGCATCATGGGCGCCGCGCTCGGCCAACCGATTCCACCGTTGGGGAACGCCGCATGA
- a CDS encoding LysR family transcriptional regulator, translated as MSQHSAAVALVNRLKFKHLALLVALDDARNLHQAAEAINVAQPSASRMLGDIEEAFGFLLFERNARGMTPTPLGVVTLAYARRALAELTRFAEDLDVKRRGGHGQLTVGAIMGAAPDLLAMAVAALKTESPLLNVRILGETSDQVVQLLHRREIDLALGRLTSPLQHNDFSFEPLARETLLLVVRSVHPLAQRERITLWELIGWPWVAQPVTSPARVLFEEELARAGLATPVNLTECASIFATLQLLENYDAVAMLPESVVRDHVRGKLLVALPLEIGKSLAGFGILTRKEEALAEPALRFIDLLRGFSRKLARDDSASMATVPVIVSAPVS; from the coding sequence ATGAGCCAACATTCAGCTGCCGTCGCACTCGTCAACCGGCTCAAGTTCAAACACCTCGCATTGCTCGTCGCGCTCGACGACGCGCGCAATCTCCATCAAGCCGCCGAAGCGATCAACGTCGCGCAACCCAGCGCGAGCCGCATGCTAGGCGACATCGAGGAAGCGTTCGGCTTCCTGCTGTTCGAGCGCAACGCACGCGGCATGACGCCGACGCCGCTCGGCGTGGTCACGCTGGCGTATGCGCGGCGCGCACTCGCCGAGTTGACCCGTTTTGCCGAAGACCTCGACGTCAAACGCCGCGGCGGCCATGGACAGTTGACCGTCGGCGCCATCATGGGCGCCGCCCCCGATCTGCTGGCCATGGCGGTCGCCGCCCTGAAAACCGAAAGCCCTCTGCTGAACGTGCGCATTCTTGGCGAAACCAGCGACCAGGTCGTGCAATTGCTGCATCGCCGCGAGATCGATCTCGCGCTGGGACGACTGACCAGTCCGTTGCAACACAACGATTTCAGTTTCGAGCCGCTCGCACGCGAAACGTTGCTGCTGGTGGTGCGTTCGGTGCATCCGCTGGCGCAGCGCGAGCGCATCACGTTGTGGGAGCTGATCGGCTGGCCGTGGGTGGCGCAGCCGGTTACCAGTCCGGCGCGCGTGCTGTTCGAAGAGGAACTCGCGCGTGCGGGTCTCGCGACGCCGGTCAACCTGACCGAATGCGCGTCGATCTTCGCCACGCTGCAATTGCTCGAGAATTACGACGCCGTGGCCATGCTGCCCGAGTCGGTGGTACGCGATCATGTGCGCGGCAAGCTGCTGGTCGCGCTGCCGCTCGAAATCGGCAAGAGCCTCGCCGGCTTTGGCATTCTCACGCGCAAGGAAGAAGCCCTCGCCGAACCCGCGCTGCGTTTTATCGATTTGCTGCGCGGCTTCTCGCGCAAGCTCGCACGCGACGATTCCGCCTCGATGGCGACAGTGCCTGTGATCGTATCCGCGCCGGTTAGTTGA
- a CDS encoding SDR family NAD(P)-dependent oxidoreductase, translated as MLLKDKVVIVTGGSRGIGRAIAVACATEGADVAINYWGDNDASYGRRSAVAEVVAEIEALGRRVIAIEGNVAARETGQDLVRHAVEAFGKVDVLASNAGICPFHAFLDMPPDVLESTVAVNLNGAFYVTQAAAQQMKAQGTGGAIVATSSISALVGGGMQTHYTPTKAGVHSLMQSCAVALGPYGIRCNSVMPGTIATDLNAEDLADEAKKAYFEKRIPLGRLGRPEDVADGVVFLASDRARYVTGAALLVDGGLFVNLQ; from the coding sequence GTGCTGCTCAAGGACAAGGTCGTGATCGTGACCGGCGGCTCGCGTGGCATCGGCCGTGCGATAGCCGTTGCGTGCGCAACCGAAGGCGCGGACGTGGCGATCAACTACTGGGGCGACAACGACGCATCGTATGGGCGCCGTTCGGCCGTCGCGGAAGTGGTCGCCGAGATCGAGGCGCTGGGGCGGCGCGTGATCGCGATCGAGGGCAACGTCGCCGCGCGAGAGACTGGCCAGGACCTCGTTCGCCACGCCGTCGAAGCCTTCGGTAAAGTCGACGTGCTCGCGAGCAATGCCGGCATCTGCCCGTTTCACGCGTTTCTCGACATGCCGCCCGACGTACTGGAGTCGACGGTGGCCGTCAATCTGAACGGCGCGTTCTATGTCACGCAGGCCGCCGCGCAGCAGATGAAAGCGCAGGGCACGGGTGGCGCGATCGTGGCGACGAGCTCGATCAGCGCCCTGGTGGGCGGCGGCATGCAAACCCACTACACGCCGACCAAAGCCGGTGTGCATTCGCTGATGCAGTCATGCGCGGTGGCGTTGGGGCCGTACGGCATTCGCTGCAATTCGGTGATGCCCGGCACGATCGCGACCGACCTCAACGCCGAAGATCTCGCCGACGAAGCGAAAAAGGCCTACTTCGAAAAGCGCATTCCGTTGGGCAGGCTGGGCCGCCCCGAAGACGTTGCCGACGGTGTGGTATTCCTTGCCTCCGATCGCGCGCGGTATGTAACAGGCGCCGCGCTGCTGGTGGACGGCGGCCTGTTCGTCAACTTGCAGTAA
- a CDS encoding amidohydrolase family protein, with protein MQVVDSHIHLWDLKTHRYPWLENPGVSFVGDARDLKHDYLLDDLLGEAGDIDVLKLVHVEANHDPADPVEETRWLQSIADRPASRGMPNAIVAGVDLSAANAPELLEAHASFANTRGIRQILNVHENTLFDYVGRHFMREPRWREHFALLRRYDMSFDLQLYPSQMEEAAALARAHGDTIFIVNHAGMFVDRSSVAGYRAWRDGMRMLAGCRNVAVKISGLAMFDHRWTVESLRPYVLETIDTFGVERAMFASNFPVDRLFGSYQDLWRAYASIVDGASDAEKEALFCRNAERFYRI; from the coding sequence ATGCAGGTTGTCGATTCGCATATCCATCTGTGGGATCTGAAGACGCATCGCTATCCGTGGCTGGAGAACCCGGGCGTGTCGTTCGTGGGCGACGCGCGCGATTTGAAGCACGACTATCTGCTCGACGATCTGCTCGGCGAGGCGGGCGATATCGACGTGCTGAAACTGGTGCACGTGGAAGCGAATCACGACCCCGCCGATCCGGTCGAGGAAACCCGCTGGTTGCAATCCATTGCGGATCGTCCGGCGTCGCGCGGCATGCCGAATGCGATTGTCGCGGGCGTGGACCTCTCCGCGGCGAACGCACCGGAACTGCTCGAGGCGCATGCGTCGTTTGCCAATACGCGTGGCATCAGGCAGATCCTGAACGTGCACGAGAACACGTTGTTCGATTACGTGGGCCGTCATTTCATGCGCGAGCCACGGTGGCGCGAACATTTTGCATTGCTGCGGCGTTACGACATGTCGTTCGATCTGCAACTGTATCCGTCGCAGATGGAGGAGGCGGCTGCGTTGGCGCGCGCGCACGGCGATACGATTTTCATCGTCAACCATGCGGGTATGTTCGTGGACCGCAGCAGCGTTGCCGGATATCGCGCGTGGCGTGACGGCATGCGAATGCTCGCCGGTTGCAGGAACGTCGCGGTGAAGATCAGCGGACTCGCCATGTTCGATCATCGGTGGACGGTCGAAAGCCTGCGGCCGTATGTGCTTGAGACGATCGATACGTTTGGCGTCGAACGCGCGATGTTCGCGTCGAACTTTCCGGTGGATCGGTTGTTCGGCTCTTACCAGGATTTGTGGCGCGCGTATGCGTCGATCGTCGACGGCGCGAGCGATGCTGAAAAAGAAGCGCTGTTCTGCCGTAACGCGGAGCGCTTCTATCGCATCTGA
- a CDS encoding SDR family NAD(P)-dependent oxidoreductase yields MNRIDLEGRVVAITGGARGIGYAVAQRALNSGASVALWDIDAERLARSERELSELGKVTAVTVELTQEASVAQAVAQTVAAHGAIDVLINCAGITGGNGTTWELDPEVWRRVIDVNLIGPYLTCRAVVPHMLERGYGRIVNIASVAGKEGNPNASHYSASKAGLIGLTKSLGKELATKNILVNAVTPAAAKTEIFDSMSQQHIDYMLSKIPMNRFLLPEEAASLILWLSSEDCAFSTGSVFDLSGGRATY; encoded by the coding sequence ATGAATCGAATCGATCTGGAGGGGCGCGTTGTCGCCATTACCGGCGGTGCGCGCGGCATTGGCTACGCCGTGGCTCAACGGGCGTTGAACTCGGGCGCGTCGGTCGCGCTATGGGACATCGATGCCGAGCGCCTCGCGCGCAGCGAGCGCGAACTCAGCGAACTGGGCAAGGTAACGGCCGTTACGGTCGAACTCACCCAGGAAGCCTCAGTGGCTCAGGCGGTGGCGCAAACGGTCGCCGCCCATGGCGCGATCGACGTGCTGATCAACTGCGCCGGCATCACCGGCGGCAACGGCACGACGTGGGAACTGGACCCCGAAGTCTGGCGCCGCGTGATCGACGTGAATCTGATCGGCCCGTATCTCACCTGCCGCGCGGTCGTGCCGCACATGCTCGAGCGGGGCTATGGCCGGATCGTCAATATCGCGTCGGTGGCGGGCAAGGAGGGCAACCCGAACGCCTCGCACTACAGCGCCTCCAAAGCCGGGCTTATCGGCTTGACCAAATCCCTCGGCAAAGAACTTGCGACGAAGAACATCCTCGTCAATGCGGTCACGCCCGCAGCGGCCAAAACGGAGATTTTCGATTCGATGTCGCAGCAGCATATCGACTACATGCTCTCGAAGATTCCAATGAACCGGTTCCTGTTGCCGGAAGAAGCGGCGTCGCTGATTCTCTGGCTCTCCTCCGAAGACTGCGCGTTCAGCACCGGTTCAGTATTCGATCTGTCCGGCGGCCGCGCCACCTACTGA
- a CDS encoding alpha/beta hydrolase family protein, with protein MNNKKLRSIGMFVCSAILALWRCPATAAESDAVATDLHETVVAVPMTEKGFFGTSQRDIVATTYMPDGAGPFPLIVLSHGNPPNAHDRVKVGRYRKLTQIREFVRLGFAVIVPIRRGYGATGGAFAEDTGSCKRPDFVAAGSAAAEDLLATIAFADKLPQIDKDRVILVGQSAGGFASLAAASYAPKGVIAVVNFSGGRGGRPATNPGDPCAPERMSEAIGHFASTTHIPVLWHYVQNDMYFSPDVVRTWFSAFQAAGGQGQLVIEQPFGRDGHGMFAVDSAIPIWEPGFQTFTSSVLYPANGVNEGAQGSPAVAR; from the coding sequence ATGAACAACAAGAAATTGCGCAGTATTGGAATGTTTGTCTGCTCGGCGATTCTCGCGTTGTGGCGTTGTCCGGCAACCGCGGCGGAGTCAGACGCCGTAGCGACTGACTTGCATGAGACCGTCGTGGCGGTGCCGATGACGGAGAAAGGATTCTTCGGTACCAGCCAGCGTGACATCGTCGCGACGACCTACATGCCTGATGGCGCCGGCCCGTTTCCCCTCATCGTCCTCAGTCACGGCAACCCACCCAACGCGCATGACCGGGTAAAGGTCGGCCGTTATCGCAAGCTGACGCAGATTCGCGAGTTTGTACGGCTGGGTTTCGCCGTTATCGTTCCGATCCGGCGGGGATATGGTGCGACCGGCGGTGCGTTCGCCGAAGACACGGGCTCATGCAAACGACCTGACTTCGTGGCCGCGGGTAGTGCGGCCGCCGAGGACCTGCTCGCGACGATCGCCTTCGCGGACAAGCTTCCGCAAATCGACAAGGACCGTGTGATCCTGGTGGGTCAATCCGCTGGCGGATTCGCGTCGCTTGCGGCCGCCAGCTACGCTCCCAAGGGCGTCATCGCTGTCGTCAATTTCTCGGGCGGACGTGGCGGACGTCCCGCCACAAACCCGGGCGACCCTTGCGCGCCTGAACGAATGTCCGAAGCGATAGGCCACTTCGCGTCTACCACTCACATTCCGGTCCTTTGGCACTACGTCCAGAACGATATGTATTTTTCCCCGGATGTCGTTCGAACGTGGTTCAGCGCTTTTCAGGCTGCGGGTGGTCAGGGACAACTGGTTATTGAACAGCCGTTTGGACGAGACGGACACGGAATGTTCGCCGTCGACAGTGCAATTCCAATCTGGGAGCCAGGTTTCCAGACTTTTACATCCTCGGTCCTGTATCCAGCGAACGGTGTGAACGAAGGTGCGCAGGGCTCCCCTGCCGTTGCCCGTTAG
- the rhmD gene encoding L-rhamnonate dehydratase yields the protein MAMPTIRHVRAFIVRGGGADYHDQPGGHWIDDHIATPMARYPEYRQSRQSFGINVLGTLVVEIEASDGTVGFAVTTGGEIGAFIVEKHLARFLEGQLVTDIEKMWDQMYFSTLYYGRKGVVLNTISGVDLALWDLLAKVRKEPVYQLLGGPVRDELVFYATGARPDLAKDMGFIGGKLPLQHGPAEGEAGLRKNLEKLAEMRSRVGDDFWLMYDCWMSLDVPYATRLAQAAHEYGLKWVEECLPPDDYWGYAELRRNVPRGMMVSTGEHEATRWGFRMLLEMQCCDLIQPDVGWCGGITELIKISALADAHNVLVVPHGSSVYSYHFVVTRHNSPFAEFLMMAPKADEVVPMFTPLLLDEPVPVNGRMKVPDTPGFGVRLNPECALVRPYPR from the coding sequence ATGGCCATGCCTACTATCCGGCACGTGCGTGCCTTCATCGTCCGCGGCGGCGGTGCGGACTATCACGATCAACCCGGCGGACACTGGATCGACGATCACATTGCCACGCCGATGGCGCGTTATCCGGAGTATCGCCAGAGCCGCCAGTCGTTCGGTATCAATGTGCTCGGCACGTTGGTCGTGGAGATCGAAGCGAGCGACGGCACGGTCGGTTTCGCGGTGACGACGGGTGGCGAGATCGGCGCGTTCATCGTCGAGAAACATCTCGCACGCTTTCTCGAAGGTCAGCTCGTTACCGACATCGAGAAGATGTGGGATCAGATGTATTTCTCGACGCTGTACTACGGTCGCAAAGGCGTGGTGCTGAATACGATCTCGGGCGTCGATCTCGCCCTATGGGATTTGCTCGCGAAAGTCCGCAAGGAGCCGGTGTACCAGCTATTGGGCGGCCCGGTGCGTGACGAACTCGTGTTCTATGCAACTGGCGCGCGTCCGGATCTCGCGAAGGACATGGGATTTATCGGCGGCAAATTGCCGTTGCAGCATGGTCCCGCTGAAGGCGAAGCGGGTCTCAGGAAAAATCTGGAGAAGCTCGCCGAGATGCGTAGCCGTGTTGGCGACGACTTCTGGCTGATGTATGACTGCTGGATGAGTCTCGACGTACCGTATGCAACTCGGCTCGCGCAGGCGGCGCACGAATACGGTCTGAAGTGGGTCGAAGAGTGCCTGCCGCCGGACGACTACTGGGGTTACGCCGAACTGCGCCGTAACGTGCCGCGCGGCATGATGGTGTCGACCGGCGAGCATGAAGCGACGCGCTGGGGTTTTCGCATGCTGCTGGAGATGCAGTGCTGCGATCTGATTCAGCCGGATGTGGGCTGGTGCGGCGGCATCACCGAACTCATCAAGATCTCCGCGCTCGCCGACGCCCACAATGTGTTGGTGGTGCCGCACGGTTCGTCGGTGTATAGCTACCACTTCGTCGTCACACGGCACAACTCGCCGTTCGCCGAGTTTCTGATGATGGCGCCAAAGGCGGATGAAGTCGTGCCGATGTTCACGCCACTGCTGCTCGATGAACCGGTTCCCGTGAATGGACGGATGAAAGTGCCGGACACGCCGGGCTTCGGTGTGCGGCTCAATCCGGAATGCGCGCTGGTGCGGCCTTATCCGCGCTGA
- a CDS encoding ABC transporter permease, whose product MAKPDSALLTRKRETPLQWEVLLVVVLALSLALGRLLSPVFLTGANVSNILADLTEIALMALPMTLIIVAAEIDLSVASVLGASSALMGVLWHMGLPMPVVIVLVLIAGALAGLLNGLVIVKLNLPSLAVTIGTLALFRGLAYVLLGDQAVADFPAGYTAFGMDTVGATFIPLPFAIVIVGAVLFTVLLQSTAFGRSLYAIGANPTAAAFSGIEVAKIRLRLFVLSGAMSALAGVVYTLRFTSARGDNGEGFELSVIAAVLFGGVSIFGGRGSMFGVLLSLLIIGVLKNALTLDDVSSETLTIVTGVLLLASVLIPNLVARWRAARDRRFIAKSASSL is encoded by the coding sequence ATGGCTAAACCCGATTCCGCGCTGCTCACGCGCAAACGCGAAACGCCGCTGCAATGGGAAGTGTTGCTGGTCGTCGTGCTGGCTCTGTCGCTCGCGCTCGGGCGCTTGTTGTCGCCGGTGTTTCTCACTGGTGCGAATGTCAGCAACATCCTCGCCGATCTGACCGAGATCGCGCTGATGGCACTGCCCATGACACTGATCATCGTCGCCGCGGAAATCGACCTGTCGGTGGCATCGGTGTTGGGGGCGTCCAGCGCGCTGATGGGCGTGCTGTGGCACATGGGCCTGCCGATGCCGGTCGTGATCGTGCTGGTGTTGATCGCCGGTGCGCTGGCGGGGCTGCTGAACGGCCTCGTGATCGTCAAGCTCAATCTGCCTTCGCTCGCGGTCACGATCGGCACGCTGGCGCTGTTTCGTGGCCTCGCCTATGTGCTGCTCGGCGACCAGGCAGTCGCGGATTTTCCGGCGGGGTACACCGCCTTCGGCATGGACACGGTCGGCGCGACCTTCATTCCCTTGCCTTTTGCGATCGTGATCGTCGGCGCGGTGCTGTTTACCGTGCTGCTGCAGTCCACCGCATTCGGCCGCAGTCTCTATGCAATCGGTGCGAATCCGACGGCGGCGGCTTTCTCCGGTATCGAAGTCGCGAAGATCAGGCTGCGGTTATTCGTGCTGTCCGGCGCGATGAGCGCGCTGGCGGGCGTTGTCTACACGCTGCGGTTCACCAGCGCGCGCGGCGACAACGGCGAAGGCTTCGAATTGTCCGTGATCGCGGCGGTGCTGTTCGGCGGTGTGAGTATTTTCGGCGGACGCGGTTCGATGTTTGGCGTTCTGCTTTCGCTGCTGATTATCGGCGTGCTGAAAAACGCGCTGACGCTCGACGATGTGTCGAGCGAGACGTTGACGATTGTCACCGGCGTGCTGCTGCTGGCATCGGTGCTGATTCCCAATCTGGTCGCGCGCTGGCGTGCGGCGCGCGACCGGCGTTTCATCGCGAAGTCCGCTTCTTCTTTATAA
- a CDS encoding L-rhamnose mutarotase, protein METIAFRMVLNPGMREEYERRHAQIWPELVDALHNAGVRDYRIYFDAESHHLFAILTRTTNHTMNALPQLDVMRKWWVYMADIMQTAPDHTPLQQPLEPLFHLSHLNSPGSLSG, encoded by the coding sequence ATGGAAACAATCGCTTTCCGGATGGTGCTCAACCCCGGCATGCGCGAGGAATACGAACGACGTCATGCGCAAATCTGGCCCGAGCTGGTTGATGCATTGCACAACGCCGGCGTGCGTGACTACCGAATCTACTTCGACGCCGAATCGCATCACCTTTTCGCCATTCTGACGCGGACCACGAATCACACGATGAACGCGCTGCCGCAACTCGACGTGATGCGCAAATGGTGGGTGTACATGGCCGACATCATGCAGACGGCCCCTGACCATACGCCGCTTCAGCAACCGCTGGAGCCGCTCTTTCATCTGAGTCATCTGAATTCGCCTGGTTCATTGAGCGGCTGA
- a CDS encoding SDR family oxidoreductase: protein MSLAGKTLFMSGGSRGIGLAIALRAARDGANVVIAAKTADPDPRLEGTIYTAAAAVEAAGGKALPLVVDIRDEERVKAAVAETVDRFGGIDILVNNASAIRLTGTLDTPVKRYDLMHGVNGRGTFVCAQACLPHLLNSPNPHILTLSPPLVQDAKWFSDFPAYAIAKYTMSLFTLALAGEFKERGIAVNSLWPRTAIATDAVRNEIGGKEMIAACRTPEIVADAAHHILTRPAKTCSGNFFLDDEVLLAAGVRDFAQYDVQAGAALQADFFVEALPGMLPADNMTKHASRSAESQDVRKRTH from the coding sequence ATGAGCCTTGCTGGCAAGACACTTTTCATGTCCGGTGGCAGTCGCGGCATCGGACTTGCGATTGCACTTAGAGCCGCACGCGACGGCGCAAATGTCGTGATTGCCGCAAAGACGGCCGACCCGGACCCGCGTCTCGAGGGGACGATTTATACGGCGGCTGCCGCTGTTGAAGCTGCGGGTGGCAAAGCGCTCCCGCTCGTCGTGGATATTCGCGACGAAGAGCGTGTGAAAGCGGCCGTTGCCGAGACTGTTGACCGGTTTGGCGGCATCGATATTCTGGTGAACAATGCCAGCGCCATTCGACTGACTGGCACGCTCGACACACCCGTCAAGCGGTATGACCTGATGCACGGGGTCAACGGCAGAGGCACGTTCGTGTGCGCGCAGGCGTGCCTGCCGCACCTCCTCAACTCGCCGAACCCGCACATCCTCACGCTGTCGCCGCCATTGGTCCAGGACGCAAAATGGTTCAGCGACTTTCCGGCATACGCCATTGCAAAATACACGATGAGCCTGTTCACCCTTGCGCTAGCCGGCGAGTTTAAAGAGCGCGGTATCGCCGTCAATTCACTATGGCCTCGAACGGCTATCGCGACCGACGCCGTGCGAAACGAGATTGGCGGTAAGGAAATGATTGCAGCGTGCCGCACGCCCGAGATCGTCGCCGACGCGGCCCACCATATCCTGACGCGCCCTGCCAAAACGTGTTCGGGAAACTTCTTCCTCGACGACGAAGTTCTGCTGGCAGCCGGTGTGCGCGACTTTGCACAGTACGACGTGCAGGCCGGGGCTGCCTTGCAGGCGGACTTCTTCGTGGAGGCCTTGCCGGGCATGTTACCGGCGGACAATATGACGAAGCATGCATCCCGCTCCGCTGAAAGTCAGGATGTGCGGAAACGGACGCACTGA
- a CDS encoding ABC transporter permease: MMRHSSTHPAPVQASVPKRAGSAPGGFVAGIAKSRETTLFVVLLLLIVGTGLAKPQFLNLQNLRDVLLNVSIISLLTAGMTVVILMRHIDLSVGSTVGISAYAVGSLYVAFPHMPVIVALLAGLAIGLVAGSINALLVAVGRVPSLVATLSTLYIFRGADYAWVHGGQINATSLPDAFSRLATGTFFGIPTLALIAIVALAGLAVYLKQFRGGREHYAIGSNPEAARLAGVNVERRVMAGFLLSGAIAGFAGALWLARFGTVDASTAKGIELQVVAAAVVGSVAITGGVGTILGATLGALVLGVISIALVVLHVSPFWEQAIQGALIVAAITADTLLARSVAKRMMRKRDHG; the protein is encoded by the coding sequence ATGATGCGCCATTCTTCGACCCATCCCGCGCCGGTTCAGGCGTCGGTCCCCAAGCGCGCAGGCAGCGCACCGGGCGGCTTTGTCGCGGGCATTGCCAAGAGCCGCGAGACGACCCTCTTTGTCGTGCTGCTTCTGCTGATCGTGGGCACGGGGCTCGCGAAACCGCAGTTTCTGAATCTGCAGAATCTGCGTGACGTGCTGCTCAATGTGTCGATCATCAGCTTGCTGACAGCCGGCATGACCGTGGTGATCCTGATGCGGCATATCGATCTGTCGGTGGGGTCGACCGTCGGCATCAGCGCGTATGCGGTCGGCAGTCTGTACGTTGCGTTTCCGCATATGCCGGTGATCGTGGCGCTGCTGGCCGGTCTGGCGATCGGTCTGGTTGCGGGCAGCATCAATGCGTTGCTCGTGGCCGTGGGGCGCGTGCCGTCGCTGGTGGCGACACTCTCCACGCTCTACATTTTTCGCGGCGCGGATTACGCGTGGGTGCACGGCGGCCAGATCAACGCAACCAGTTTGCCCGATGCGTTTTCCCGCCTTGCCACCGGCACGTTCTTCGGCATACCGACGCTCGCGCTGATCGCGATCGTCGCGCTGGCCGGTCTGGCTGTCTATCTGAAGCAGTTTCGCGGCGGGCGCGAGCACTATGCGATCGGCTCGAATCCGGAGGCGGCGCGGCTGGCCGGCGTGAACGTCGAACGTCGCGTGATGGCGGGTTTTCTGCTGTCCGGTGCGATTGCCGGTTTCGCGGGCGCATTGTGGCTGGCGCGCTTCGGGACGGTCGATGCCAGCACCGCGAAGGGCATCGAATTGCAGGTCGTTGCCGCCGCCGTGGTGGGCAGCGTGGCGATCACCGGCGGTGTGGGCACCATCCTCGGCGCCACGCTCGGCGCGCTCGTGCTGGGCGTGATCAGTATCGCGCTGGTCGTGTTGCACGTCTCGCCGTTCTGGGAGCAGGCGATTCAGGGCGCGCTGATCGTCGCCGCGATTACCGCCGACACCTTGCTGGCCCGCTCCGTCGCCAAACGCATGATGAGGAAACGCGATCATGGCTAA